In Pseudoliparis swirei isolate HS2019 ecotype Mariana Trench chromosome 9, NWPU_hadal_v1, whole genome shotgun sequence, a genomic segment contains:
- the hnf4a gene encoding hepatocyte nuclear factor 4-alpha isoform X2 codes for MVNVNTQVSSSMELPFDSSPTESANMNATGHLGVGSLCAICGDRATGKHYGASSCDGCKGFFRRSVRKNHMYSCRFNRQCIVDKDKRNQCRYCRLKKCFRAGMKKEAVQNERDRISTRRSSYEDSSLPSINALIQADVLSRQITSPAPILNSDIRTKKIAAITDVCESMKQQLLVLVEWAKYIPAFCDLPLDDQVALLRAHAGEHLLLGVAKRSMLYKDILLLGNDHIIPRNCPELEVGRVAVRILDELVLPFQELQIDDNEYACLKAIVFFDPDSKGLSDPGKIKRMRYQVQVSLEDYINDRQYDSRGRFGELLLLLPTLQSITWQMIEQIQFVKLFGMAKIDNLLQEMLLGGSANEASHAPHSLHPHLVQEHLSSNVIVTSNIPTPIHNGQISTPETPIPSPPTASSSEHYKLTQGVIATVPKQPTSIPQPTITKQEAI; via the exons actccTCACCGACTGAGAGCGCCAACATGAATGCTACCGGCCACCTCGGGGTTGGCAGCCTGTGTGCCATATGTGGAGACAGAGCCACCGGCAAACACTACGGGGCCTCCAGCTGTGACGGCTGCAAGGGCTTCTTCAGACGCAGCGTCCGCAAAAACCACATGTACTCGTGCAG GTTCAACAGACAATGCATTGTGGACAAAGACAAGCGAAATCAATGCAGATACTGCAGACTGAAGAAATGTTTCAGAGCCGGCATGAAGAAAGAAG ccgTGCAAAATGAAAGAGACAGAATCAGCACCAGGAGATCCAGCTATGAAGACAGCAGTTTACCCTCAATCAATGCACTCATCCAGGCAGACGTGCTGTCAAGACAG ATCACCTCCCCTGCTCCTATACTGAACAGCGACATAAGGACTAAAAAGATCGCCGCCATCACGGATGTGTGTGAGTCCATGAAACAGCAGTTGCTGGTCTTAGTGGAGTGGGCCAAGTACATCCCAGCCTTCTGTGACCTGCCCCTGGATGACCAG GTGGCGTTGCTGCGAGCGCATGCTGGAGAGCACCTCTTGCTTGGCGTTGCAAAGAGGTCGATGCTTTACAAAGACATTCTCTTATTAG GAAATGACCACATCATTCCCAGAAACTGCCCAGAGTTAGAGGTTGGCAGGGTGGCGGTGAGAATCCTGGATGAACTGGTGCTTCCCTTCCAGGAGCTTCAGATAGACGACAATGAATATGCCTGCTTGAAAGCCATCGTTTTCTTTGACCCAG ATTCTAAAGGTCTGAGTGACCCTGGAAAAATCAAGCGGATGCGATACCAGGTCCAGGTCAGCCTGGAAGACTACATCAACGATAGGCAGTACGACTCCCGGGGACGCTTCGgggagctgctcctgctgctgccgaCGCTACAGAGCATCACCTGGCAAATGATCGAACAGATCCAGTTTGTCAAACTCTTCGGCATGGCCAAGATCGACAACCTGCTACAGGAAATGCTTCTCGGAG GTTCTGCCAATGAGGCTTCACACGCACCTCACTCTCTGCACCCTCACCTGGTTCAAGAGCACCTCAGCAGCAATGTTATAGTGACCAGCAACATCCCAACGCCGATCCATAACGGTCAAATCT CCACTCCTGAAACCCCAATCCCATCTCCACCTACTGCCTCCAGCTCAGAACATTATAAACTGACTCAGGGGGTCATAGCCACCGTGCCCAAGCAGCCAACCTCCATCCCTCAGCCTACTATTACAAAGCAAGAGGCCATCTAA
- the hnf4a gene encoding hepatocyte nuclear factor 4-alpha isoform X1, whose product MDMADYSEALDPAYTTLEFENMQMLPLGTDSSPTESANMNATGHLGVGSLCAICGDRATGKHYGASSCDGCKGFFRRSVRKNHMYSCRFNRQCIVDKDKRNQCRYCRLKKCFRAGMKKEAVQNERDRISTRRSSYEDSSLPSINALIQADVLSRQITSPAPILNSDIRTKKIAAITDVCESMKQQLLVLVEWAKYIPAFCDLPLDDQVALLRAHAGEHLLLGVAKRSMLYKDILLLGNDHIIPRNCPELEVGRVAVRILDELVLPFQELQIDDNEYACLKAIVFFDPDSKGLSDPGKIKRMRYQVQVSLEDYINDRQYDSRGRFGELLLLLPTLQSITWQMIEQIQFVKLFGMAKIDNLLQEMLLGGSANEASHAPHSLHPHLVQEHLSSNVIVTSNIPTPIHNGQISTPETPIPSPPTASSSEHYKLTQGVIATVPKQPTSIPQPTITKQEAI is encoded by the exons ATGGACATGGCAGACTACAGCGAGGCTCTGGACCCAGCGTATACCACACTGGAGTTTGAAAACATGCAAATGCTCCCCTTGGGCACAG actccTCACCGACTGAGAGCGCCAACATGAATGCTACCGGCCACCTCGGGGTTGGCAGCCTGTGTGCCATATGTGGAGACAGAGCCACCGGCAAACACTACGGGGCCTCCAGCTGTGACGGCTGCAAGGGCTTCTTCAGACGCAGCGTCCGCAAAAACCACATGTACTCGTGCAG GTTCAACAGACAATGCATTGTGGACAAAGACAAGCGAAATCAATGCAGATACTGCAGACTGAAGAAATGTTTCAGAGCCGGCATGAAGAAAGAAG ccgTGCAAAATGAAAGAGACAGAATCAGCACCAGGAGATCCAGCTATGAAGACAGCAGTTTACCCTCAATCAATGCACTCATCCAGGCAGACGTGCTGTCAAGACAG ATCACCTCCCCTGCTCCTATACTGAACAGCGACATAAGGACTAAAAAGATCGCCGCCATCACGGATGTGTGTGAGTCCATGAAACAGCAGTTGCTGGTCTTAGTGGAGTGGGCCAAGTACATCCCAGCCTTCTGTGACCTGCCCCTGGATGACCAG GTGGCGTTGCTGCGAGCGCATGCTGGAGAGCACCTCTTGCTTGGCGTTGCAAAGAGGTCGATGCTTTACAAAGACATTCTCTTATTAG GAAATGACCACATCATTCCCAGAAACTGCCCAGAGTTAGAGGTTGGCAGGGTGGCGGTGAGAATCCTGGATGAACTGGTGCTTCCCTTCCAGGAGCTTCAGATAGACGACAATGAATATGCCTGCTTGAAAGCCATCGTTTTCTTTGACCCAG ATTCTAAAGGTCTGAGTGACCCTGGAAAAATCAAGCGGATGCGATACCAGGTCCAGGTCAGCCTGGAAGACTACATCAACGATAGGCAGTACGACTCCCGGGGACGCTTCGgggagctgctcctgctgctgccgaCGCTACAGAGCATCACCTGGCAAATGATCGAACAGATCCAGTTTGTCAAACTCTTCGGCATGGCCAAGATCGACAACCTGCTACAGGAAATGCTTCTCGGAG GTTCTGCCAATGAGGCTTCACACGCACCTCACTCTCTGCACCCTCACCTGGTTCAAGAGCACCTCAGCAGCAATGTTATAGTGACCAGCAACATCCCAACGCCGATCCATAACGGTCAAATCT CCACTCCTGAAACCCCAATCCCATCTCCACCTACTGCCTCCAGCTCAGAACATTATAAACTGACTCAGGGGGTCATAGCCACCGTGCCCAAGCAGCCAACCTCCATCCCTCAGCCTACTATTACAAAGCAAGAGGCCATCTAA